A genome region from Cumulibacter manganitolerans includes the following:
- a CDS encoding glycerol-3-phosphate dehydrogenase/oxidase, with product MSSSALTAASRERALRAMCDDAGVDLLVVGGGVTGAGIALDAAARGLRVAVVEAQDWAGGTSAWSSKLIHGGLRYLYNFDIALVAEALRERGLLLDRTAPHLVKPQPFLWPLKNPVIERTYSAVGVGMYDVLAQIGARGRRVVPGQKHYSREGAKELFPGMKDDALAGAIRFYDARVDDARLVIDLVRTAAGFGALAASRTQVTGFTKDADGTVTGASLRDLEGGRDYAVKARYVVLATGVWTDRTQQLTGAEHGLEVLASKGIHIVVPREAIDGTTGIFVRTEKSVLFIIPWERYWIIGTTDTPWTEGLEHPVATAEDIDYVLEHANEVLTNPLGRADIIGVYAGLRPLLQPKAKDSATSTKVSREHTVSEVAPGVCAIAGGKLTTYRVMAEDAVDFAISQIDGKDALKDRPCLTEKIPLVGAARYAGAVANGPRIARERGWDAERVDHLLGRYGDEIAQLLEMIDADPSLGQPLAGAPAYLRAEVAFAVTHEGALHLEDVLRKRVRLDYEMRDRGAACLPEIASIVQPLLGWSDAQTEREIAAYRDRVAGELAAEQQATDASAAAAREQHPDLVPMLSPERHVQPL from the coding sequence TTGTCCAGCTCTGCCCTCACGGCTGCGTCCCGCGAGCGCGCGCTGCGCGCGATGTGCGACGACGCGGGCGTCGACCTGCTCGTGGTCGGCGGCGGAGTGACGGGCGCGGGCATCGCCCTCGATGCGGCCGCGCGCGGACTGCGGGTGGCGGTCGTCGAGGCGCAGGACTGGGCCGGCGGCACGTCGGCCTGGTCGAGCAAGCTCATCCACGGCGGCCTGCGGTACCTGTACAACTTCGACATCGCGCTGGTCGCCGAGGCGCTGCGAGAACGCGGGCTGCTGCTCGATCGCACCGCGCCGCACCTGGTCAAGCCGCAGCCGTTCCTGTGGCCGCTGAAGAATCCGGTCATCGAACGCACCTACAGCGCGGTCGGCGTCGGGATGTACGACGTCCTCGCCCAGATCGGCGCGCGCGGCCGGCGGGTCGTGCCGGGCCAGAAGCACTACTCGCGAGAGGGCGCCAAGGAGCTCTTCCCCGGCATGAAGGACGACGCGCTCGCCGGCGCGATCCGGTTCTACGACGCGCGGGTGGACGACGCCCGTCTCGTCATCGACCTGGTGCGTACCGCAGCCGGCTTCGGCGCCCTCGCCGCGAGCCGCACCCAGGTCACGGGCTTCACGAAGGACGCCGACGGGACGGTCACCGGGGCCAGCCTGCGCGACCTGGAAGGCGGCAGGGACTACGCGGTCAAGGCTCGGTACGTCGTCCTCGCCACCGGCGTCTGGACCGACCGGACCCAGCAGCTGACCGGCGCCGAGCACGGCCTGGAGGTGCTGGCCTCCAAGGGCATCCACATCGTCGTCCCGCGTGAGGCCATCGACGGCACCACCGGCATCTTCGTGCGCACCGAGAAGTCGGTGCTGTTCATCATCCCGTGGGAGCGGTACTGGATCATCGGCACCACCGACACTCCGTGGACCGAGGGCCTGGAGCATCCGGTGGCCACCGCCGAGGACATCGATTACGTGCTCGAGCACGCCAACGAGGTGCTCACCAACCCACTCGGCCGCGCCGACATCATCGGCGTGTACGCCGGACTCCGGCCGCTGCTGCAGCCGAAGGCGAAGGACTCCGCGACCTCGACGAAGGTCAGCCGGGAGCACACCGTGAGCGAGGTGGCCCCGGGCGTGTGCGCCATCGCCGGCGGCAAGCTCACGACGTACCGGGTGATGGCCGAGGACGCCGTGGACTTCGCGATCAGCCAGATAGACGGCAAGGACGCGTTGAAGGACCGCCCGTGCCTGACCGAGAAGATCCCGCTGGTCGGTGCCGCCCGGTACGCCGGAGCGGTGGCCAACGGCCCGCGCATCGCCCGCGAGCGCGGGTGGGACGCCGAACGCGTCGATCACCTGCTCGGTCGGTACGGCGACGAGATCGCCCAGCTGCTGGAGATGATCGACGCCGATCCCTCGCTCGGGCAGCCGCTGGCCGGCGCCCCGGCCTACCTGCGGGCGGAGGTCGCCTTCGCGGTCACCCATGAGGGAGCCCTGCATCTCGAGGACGTGCTGCGCAAGCGGGTGCGTCTGGACTACGAGATGCGCGACCGCGGCGCGGCATGCCTGCCGGAGATCGCCTCGATCGTGCAGCCGCTGCTGGGCTGGTCGGACGCGCAGACCGAGCGCGAGATCGCGGCGTATCGCGACCGGGTGGCCGGCGAGCTGGCCGCCGAGCAGCAAGCCACCGACGCGTCGGCGGCGGCCGCGCGCGAGCAGCACCCCGACCTGGTGCCCATGCTGTCCCCCGAACGGCACGTGCAGCCCCTCTAG
- the glpK gene encoding glycerol kinase GlpK, translating into MTEQYVLAIDQGTTSSRAILFDHAGAIVSVGQLEHHQHLPRAGWVEHDPLEIWSAVREAVAQALARAEVNKEQIAAIGITNQRETAVVWDRHTGRPVYNAIVWQDTRTQRICDELAADGGVDRYKPICGLPLATYFSGPKVSWILDNVEGARERADAGDLLFGTVDSWLIWLMTDGLHVTDVTNASRTMLMDIRTLRWDPGICRDLRIPMSMLPDIRSSSEVYGEGRRTGLLTGVPIAGDLGDQHAAMVGQACFTPGDAKNTYGTGCFMLINTGAEPVTSEHGLLTTLCYQLGDEPPTYALEGSIAVAGSLVQWLRDNLGLIETAPQVEALARTVEDNGGAYFVPAFSGLFAPYWRSDARGALVGLTRFVNKGHIARAALESTAYQTADVMAAMLADAAEQGVALTELKVDGGMTANDALMQFQADILDVSVIRPQVTETTALGAAYAAGLAVGFWSGKEDIRANWAEDRRWSPTIDPELRGKLLRGWHKAVTKSLDWVDDDVER; encoded by the coding sequence GTGACCGAGCAGTATGTGCTGGCGATCGACCAGGGGACGACGAGCTCGCGGGCGATCCTGTTCGACCACGCGGGGGCGATCGTCAGCGTGGGACAGCTCGAGCATCACCAGCACCTGCCCCGAGCCGGGTGGGTCGAGCACGACCCTCTGGAGATCTGGTCCGCCGTCCGCGAGGCGGTCGCGCAGGCGCTCGCTCGCGCGGAGGTCAACAAGGAGCAGATCGCGGCGATCGGTATCACCAACCAGCGCGAGACCGCGGTCGTGTGGGACAGGCACACCGGTCGGCCGGTGTACAACGCGATCGTCTGGCAGGACACCCGCACGCAGCGGATCTGCGACGAGCTCGCGGCGGACGGCGGGGTCGACCGGTACAAGCCGATCTGCGGTCTGCCGCTGGCGACGTACTTCTCGGGCCCGAAGGTCAGCTGGATCCTCGACAACGTCGAGGGCGCCCGCGAGCGTGCCGACGCCGGGGACCTGCTGTTCGGCACGGTCGACTCGTGGCTGATCTGGCTGATGACCGACGGGCTGCACGTCACCGACGTCACGAACGCCTCGCGCACGATGCTGATGGACATCCGCACCCTGCGCTGGGACCCCGGGATCTGCCGCGACCTGCGGATCCCGATGTCGATGCTGCCGGACATCCGCTCGTCGTCGGAGGTGTACGGCGAGGGGCGGCGCACCGGCCTGCTCACCGGCGTACCGATCGCCGGGGACCTGGGCGACCAGCACGCGGCGATGGTCGGCCAGGCCTGCTTCACGCCGGGCGACGCCAAGAACACCTATGGGACCGGCTGCTTCATGCTCATCAACACCGGCGCCGAGCCGGTCACCAGCGAGCACGGCCTGCTGACGACGCTCTGCTACCAGCTCGGCGACGAGCCGCCGACGTACGCCCTCGAGGGATCGATCGCGGTCGCCGGATCACTGGTGCAGTGGCTGCGCGACAACCTCGGGCTGATCGAGACGGCGCCGCAGGTGGAGGCGCTGGCGCGGACGGTCGAGGACAACGGCGGCGCGTACTTCGTTCCGGCGTTCTCCGGCCTGTTCGCGCCGTACTGGCGCAGCGACGCGCGGGGCGCGCTCGTCGGGCTGACTCGGTTCGTGAACAAGGGACACATCGCGCGGGCCGCGCTCGAGTCGACCGCCTACCAGACGGCCGACGTGATGGCGGCGATGCTGGCGGACGCCGCCGAGCAGGGCGTCGCGCTGACGGAGCTCAAGGTCGACGGCGGGATGACCGCCAACGACGCGCTCATGCAGTTCCAGGCCGACATCCTGGACGTATCGGTGATCCGGCCACAGGTCACCGAGACCACCGCGCTCGGCGCGGCGTACGCCGCTGGACTGGCGGTCGGGTTCTGGTCGGGCAAGGAGGACATCCGCGCCAACTGGGCCGAGGACCGGCGTTGGAGCCCGACGATCGATCCCGAGCTGCGCGGGAAGCTGCTGCGCGGCTGGCACAAGGCGGTCACGAAGTCCCTGGACTGGGTCGACGACGACGTCGAGAGGTGA